The following are encoded together in the Streptomyces sp. NBC_00341 genome:
- the atpE gene encoding ATP synthase F0 subunit C has product MSALQTLAEVKISGNLGSIGYGLAAIGPGVGVGIIFGNGTQALARQPEAAGLIRSNQILGFVLCEALALIGLVMPFVYPF; this is encoded by the coding sequence ATGTCCGCTCTCCAGACCCTCGCCGAAGTCAAGATCTCGGGCAACCTCGGCTCCATCGGTTACGGCCTGGCGGCCATCGGCCCCGGCGTCGGCGTCGGCATCATCTTCGGTAACGGCACCCAGGCGCTGGCCCGCCAGCCCGAGGCCGCCGGCCTGATCCGTTCGAACCAGATCCTCGGCTTCGTCCTCTGTGAGGCGCTCGCCCTGATCGGTCTCGTCATGCCCTTCGTCTACCCGTTCTAG
- a CDS encoding F0F1 ATP synthase subunit delta, giving the protein MNGASREALAAARERLDALTDSTSVDAAKLAEDLAGVTALLHREVSLRRVLTDPAQAGEARAELAGRLLRGQVGGEAVDLVSGMVRSRWSQSRDLVDAVEELANTADLTAAQRNGDLDDVEDELFRFGRIVASDPALRAALTSRTATTAAKGELLRSLLGGKARPTTERVIVRLVTQPRGRSLEEGLDSLSKLAAERRDRMVAIVTSAVPLSDRQKQRLGAALAKIYGRSMHLNLDVDPEVLGGVTVRVGDEVVNGTIAERLDEATRRMAG; this is encoded by the coding sequence ATGAACGGCGCGAGCCGCGAAGCGCTGGCTGCCGCGCGTGAGCGCCTCGACGCACTGACCGACAGCACGTCGGTCGACGCGGCGAAGCTCGCCGAGGACCTGGCCGGTGTCACGGCGCTGCTGCACCGCGAGGTGTCGCTGCGCCGGGTCCTGACCGACCCGGCCCAGGCCGGCGAGGCACGGGCCGAGCTGGCCGGGCGCCTGCTGCGCGGCCAGGTGGGCGGCGAAGCCGTCGATCTGGTCTCCGGCATGGTCCGCTCGCGCTGGTCGCAGTCCCGCGACCTGGTCGACGCGGTCGAGGAGCTGGCGAACACCGCAGACCTCACCGCCGCCCAGCGCAACGGAGACCTCGACGACGTCGAGGACGAGCTGTTCCGGTTCGGCCGGATCGTCGCCTCCGACCCGGCGCTGCGCGCCGCGCTCACCAGCCGGACCGCGACCACCGCCGCCAAGGGCGAGCTGCTGCGCAGCCTGCTCGGCGGAAAGGCGCGGCCCACGACCGAGCGCGTCATCGTGCGGCTTGTCACCCAGCCTCGGGGACGTAGCCTGGAAGAGGGACTCGACTCCCTCTCCAAGCTCGCCGCGGAGCGCCGTGACCGCATGGTCGCGATCGTCACCTCGGCCGTGCCGCTGAGCGATCGGCAGAAGCAGCGCCTCGGCGCCGCCCTGGCGAAGATCTACGGCCGGTCGATGCACCTGAACCTCGACGTGGACCCCGAGGTCCTCGGCGGAGTCACGGTGCGGGTCGGTGACGAGGTCGTCAACGGCACCATCGCCGAGCGTCTCGACGAGGCGACGCGGCGGATGGCCGGCTGA
- a CDS encoding protein-tyrosine-phosphatase produces MTAPEGRGIAGQTDTFRILHVSTGNVCRSPITERLTRHALVDRLGDPLQGGLIVESAGTWGHEGAPMEANAEVVLADFGADATGFVGRELLDEHVIRADLVLTATRDHRAQVISMGHSAGLRTFTLKEFTRLVRAIDHATLPDAKDEGVVERARALVRAAAALRGWLLAPTAEADEVYDPYGAPITFFRSIGDEINQALEPVVTALTGVSTPR; encoded by the coding sequence TTGACCGCCCCTGAGGGGCGTGGCATAGCGGGGCAGACCGACACTTTCCGCATCCTCCACGTCAGCACCGGCAACGTCTGCCGCTCACCGATCACCGAGCGGCTGACCCGGCATGCCCTCGTGGACCGCCTCGGTGACCCGCTCCAGGGCGGCCTGATCGTGGAGAGCGCCGGCACCTGGGGCCACGAGGGCGCCCCGATGGAGGCCAACGCCGAAGTGGTCCTCGCGGACTTCGGCGCCGACGCCACCGGCTTCGTCGGCCGTGAGCTGCTGGACGAGCACGTGATCCGCGCCGACCTGGTCCTCACCGCCACCCGCGACCACCGGGCCCAGGTCATCTCCATGGGGCACTCGGCAGGCCTGCGGACCTTCACCCTCAAGGAGTTCACCCGGCTCGTGCGGGCGATAGACCACGCGACGCTGCCCGACGCCAAGGACGAGGGCGTCGTCGAGCGCGCCCGCGCGCTGGTGCGCGCCGCCGCCGCGCTGCGCGGCTGGCTGCTCGCCCCGACCGCGGAGGCCGACGAGGTGTACGACCCGTACGGCGCCCCGATCACGTTCTTCCGGTCCATCGGTGACGAGATCAACCAGGCCCTGGAGCCGGTCGTCACCGCGCTGACCGGCGTATCGACCCCGCGCTGA
- the rpmE gene encoding 50S ribosomal protein L31 produces the protein MKSEIHPQYFETQVSCTCGASFTTRSTLDSGAIRADVCSECHPFYTGKQKILDTGGRVARFEARFGKAAGSASK, from the coding sequence TTGAAGAGCGAGATCCACCCCCAGTACTTCGAGACCCAGGTCAGCTGCACCTGTGGCGCCTCGTTCACCACCCGGTCCACCCTGGACAGCGGCGCCATCCGTGCGGACGTCTGCTCCGAGTGCCACCCGTTCTACACGGGCAAGCAGAAGATCCTCGACACCGGTGGCCGTGTGGCCCGCTTCGAGGCCCGCTTCGGCAAGGCTGCCGGCTCCGCCAGCAAGTAG
- a CDS encoding F0F1 ATP synthase subunit B: protein MNALHLAAEEKIQNPLLPAIPEIIIGLIAFVIVFGFLAKKLLPNINKVLEERREAIEGGIEKADAAQTEAQSVLEQYKAQLAEARHEAARMRQEAQEQGSVILQEMRAEGQRQREEIVAAGHAQIEADRKAAASALRQDVGKLATDLAGKLVGESLEDHARQSGTVDRFLDELEAKAEAVR from the coding sequence GTGAACGCCCTACACCTGGCGGCCGAGGAAAAGATCCAGAACCCTCTGCTCCCGGCGATCCCTGAGATCATCATCGGCCTCATCGCCTTTGTCATCGTCTTCGGCTTCCTCGCCAAGAAGCTCCTCCCGAACATCAACAAGGTTCTGGAAGAGCGCCGTGAGGCCATCGAGGGCGGTATCGAGAAGGCCGATGCGGCGCAGACCGAGGCCCAGAGCGTTCTTGAGCAGTACAAGGCTCAGCTCGCCGAAGCCCGTCACGAAGCCGCTCGCATGCGCCAGGAGGCGCAGGAGCAGGGTTCCGTGATCCTGCAGGAGATGCGGGCGGAAGGCCAGCGGCAGCGCGAGGAGATCGTCGCTGCGGGCCACGCCCAGATCGAGGCCGACCGCAAGGCGGCGGCGTCCGCGCTGCGTCAGGACGTGGGCAAGCTCGCCACCGACCTGGCCGGCAAGCTCGTCGGCGAGTCCCTTGAGGACCACGCCCGGCAGAGCGGCACCGTCGACCGTTTCCTCGACGAGCTCGAGGCGAAGGCCGAGGCCGTCCGATGA
- a CDS encoding L-threonylcarbamoyladenylate synthase, which produces MARRYDCNDATDRTTGLREAASAVRRGELVVLPTDTVYGIGADAFGSEAVADLLDAKGRGRNMPTPVLIGSPNTLHGLVTDFSEQAWELVDAFWPGALTLVAKHQPSLQWDLGDTRGTVAIRMPLHPVAIELLTEVGPMAVSSANLTGHPSPEDCDAAQEMLGDSVSVYLDGGPTPGIVPSSIVDVTGKVPVLLRAGALSAEELRKVVPDLEVAN; this is translated from the coding sequence ATGGCACGGCGATACGACTGCAACGACGCGACCGACCGTACGACGGGTCTGCGCGAGGCCGCGTCCGCCGTTCGCCGCGGCGAACTGGTCGTGCTGCCCACCGACACGGTGTACGGGATCGGTGCGGACGCCTTCGGTTCCGAGGCGGTCGCCGACCTGCTGGACGCCAAGGGCCGGGGCCGCAACATGCCGACCCCCGTCCTGATCGGCTCCCCGAACACCCTGCACGGTCTGGTCACCGACTTCTCCGAGCAGGCCTGGGAGCTCGTCGACGCGTTCTGGCCCGGCGCCCTCACCCTCGTCGCCAAGCACCAGCCGTCCCTGCAGTGGGACCTCGGGGACACCCGCGGCACCGTCGCCATCCGGATGCCGCTGCACCCGGTCGCCATCGAGCTGCTCACCGAGGTCGGCCCGATGGCCGTCTCCAGCGCCAACCTCACCGGACACCCCTCGCCCGAGGACTGCGACGCCGCCCAGGAGATGCTCGGGGACTCCGTCTCCGTCTACCTCGACGGCGGTCCGACCCCGGGCATCGTCCCGTCCTCGATCGTCGACGTCACCGGCAAGGTGCCGGTCCTGCTGCGCGCCGGCGCGCTCTCCGCGGAGGAGCTGCGCAAGGTGGTACCCGACCTTGAGGTGGCCAATTGA
- the glyA gene encoding serine hydroxymethyltransferase, with amino-acid sequence MPVTASAAPPATLPQDFGALLREDPEIADVLLAELGRQSGTLQLTAAENFTSPAVLAALGSPLANKYAEGYPGRRHHGGCEQADAAERIAVRRATSLFGAEHANVQPHSGSSAVLAAYAALLRPGDTVLAMGLPYGGHLTHGSPANFSGRWFEFIGYGVDAGSGLIDYDQVRTLARTHSPKAIVSGSISYPRHPDHQRFREIADEVGAYLIADAAHPMGLIAGGAAPSPVPYADVVCATTHKVLRGPRGGMILCGAELAERIDRAVFPFTQGGAQMHTVAAKAVAFHEAGTPAFAAYAHRVVSHARVLAAGLAAEGFDVTTGGTDTHLIVADPAPLGVDGPTARTRLAAAGLVLDTCALPYGDARGIRFGTAAVTTQGMDEAAMARLAALFGAAVRAEGDVLADVRELAAKFPPYPG; translated from the coding sequence ATGCCGGTCACCGCTTCCGCCGCACCCCCGGCCACCCTGCCGCAGGACTTCGGCGCGCTGCTCCGGGAGGACCCCGAGATCGCGGACGTGCTGCTGGCGGAGCTGGGCCGGCAGTCCGGCACGCTCCAGCTGACCGCCGCGGAGAACTTCACCTCGCCCGCGGTCCTGGCCGCCCTGGGTTCGCCGCTCGCCAACAAGTACGCGGAGGGCTACCCCGGCAGGCGCCACCACGGCGGCTGCGAACAGGCGGACGCAGCCGAACGCATCGCCGTCCGCCGCGCCACCTCCCTCTTCGGCGCCGAGCACGCCAACGTCCAGCCGCACTCCGGCTCCTCCGCCGTCCTCGCGGCGTACGCGGCGCTGCTACGGCCCGGCGACACGGTGCTCGCGATGGGACTCCCGTACGGCGGGCACCTCACCCACGGCTCACCGGCCAACTTCTCCGGCCGCTGGTTCGAGTTCATCGGCTACGGGGTGGACGCCGGGAGCGGCCTGATCGACTACGACCAGGTCCGGACCCTGGCCCGCACCCACAGCCCCAAGGCGATCGTCAGCGGCTCCATCTCCTATCCGCGCCACCCGGACCACCAGAGGTTCCGCGAGATCGCCGACGAGGTGGGCGCCTACCTCATCGCCGACGCCGCGCACCCAATGGGACTGATCGCCGGGGGAGCGGCGCCCAGCCCCGTCCCGTACGCGGACGTCGTCTGCGCCACCACGCACAAGGTGCTGCGCGGACCGCGCGGCGGCATGATCCTGTGCGGCGCGGAGCTGGCCGAGCGGATCGACCGGGCGGTCTTCCCCTTCACCCAGGGCGGCGCCCAGATGCACACGGTGGCCGCGAAGGCCGTCGCCTTCCACGAAGCGGGGACACCGGCCTTCGCCGCGTACGCCCATCGTGTGGTCTCCCACGCCCGGGTGCTCGCCGCCGGACTGGCCGCCGAGGGCTTCGACGTCACCACCGGCGGCACGGACACCCACCTGATCGTCGCGGACCCGGCCCCGCTCGGCGTGGACGGCCCCACCGCCCGCACCCGGCTGGCCGCCGCGGGCCTGGTGCTGGACACCTGCGCCCTTCCGTACGGAGACGCCCGCGGCATCAGGTTCGGCACCGCGGCCGTCACCACCCAGGGCATGGACGAGGCCGCCATGGCCAGGCTCGCGGCGCTGTTCGGCGCCGCGGTACGCGCGGAGGGCGACGTCCTCGCGGACGTACGGGAACTGGCGGCGAAATTCCCGCCGTACCCGGGGTGA
- the prfA gene encoding peptide chain release factor 1 — translation MFEAVEELIGEQSDLEKKLADPAVHADQANARKLNKRYAELTPIVATYRSWKQTGEDIETAREFAADDPDFAAEVKDLEKEREELTEKLRLLLVPRDPSDDKDVLLEIKAGAGGDESALFAGDLLRMYLRYAERVGWKTEIIDSTESELGGYKDVQVAVKTKGGNGATEPGQGVWARMKYEGGVHRVQRVPSTESQGRIHTSAAGVLVTPEAEEVDVEIHANDLRIDVYRSSGPGGQSVNTTDSAVRITHLPTGVVASCQNEKSQLQNKEQAMRILRSRLLAAAQEAAEQEASDVRRSQVRTVDRSEKIRTYNFPENRISDHRVGFKAYNLDQVLDGDLNAVIQACVDADSAAKLAAA, via the coding sequence ATGTTCGAGGCGGTCGAGGAACTGATCGGCGAACAGTCCGATCTCGAGAAGAAGCTCGCGGACCCGGCGGTCCACGCCGACCAGGCGAACGCGCGCAAGCTCAACAAGCGCTACGCCGAGCTGACCCCGATCGTCGCCACGTACCGCTCCTGGAAGCAGACCGGCGAGGACATCGAGACGGCCCGCGAGTTCGCCGCCGACGACCCCGACTTCGCCGCCGAGGTCAAGGACCTGGAGAAGGAGCGCGAGGAGCTCACCGAGAAGCTCCGCCTCCTGCTCGTACCCCGTGACCCCAGCGACGACAAGGACGTGCTCCTGGAGATCAAGGCGGGCGCGGGCGGCGACGAGTCCGCCCTGTTCGCCGGCGATCTGCTGCGCATGTACCTGCGCTACGCCGAGCGCGTCGGCTGGAAGACCGAGATCATCGACTCCACCGAGTCCGAGCTCGGCGGCTACAAGGACGTCCAGGTCGCCGTGAAGACCAAGGGCGGCAACGGGGCCACAGAGCCCGGCCAGGGCGTCTGGGCCCGGATGAAGTACGAGGGCGGCGTGCACCGCGTGCAGCGCGTGCCCTCCACCGAGTCCCAGGGCCGCATCCACACCTCCGCCGCCGGTGTGCTGGTCACGCCCGAGGCCGAGGAGGTCGACGTCGAGATCCACGCCAACGACCTGCGGATCGACGTCTACCGCTCCTCTGGCCCCGGCGGCCAGTCCGTCAACACGACGGACTCCGCCGTCCGCATCACGCACCTGCCCACCGGTGTCGTCGCCTCCTGCCAGAACGAGAAGAGCCAGCTCCAGAACAAGGAGCAGGCCATGCGCATCCTGCGCTCGCGGCTCCTGGCCGCCGCCCAGGAGGCCGCGGAGCAGGAAGCCTCCGACGTACGCCGCAGCCAGGTGCGCACGGTCGACCGCTCCGAGAAGATCCGTACCTACAACTTCCCGGAAAACCGCATCTCGGACCACCGCGTCGGCTTCAAGGCGTACAACTTGGACCAGGTGCTCGACGGTGACCTGAACGCCGTGATCCAGGCCTGCGTCGACGCCGACTCCGCCGCGAAGCTCGCCGCCGCGTAA
- the atpB gene encoding F0F1 ATP synthase subunit A encodes MSADPTQVLAFETDCHIFNGCGFPAPGLHSFVFEPMFTVGGVEINKPMLLAVLSTVVVVGFFWAAFNKPKVVPGKLQSVAEMGYDFIRTGVVYETLGKREGKKYVPLMVSLFFFIWVMNLWAIIPLAQFPVVSVIGFPVALAAIVYVLWVSLTFKRHGFVGAWKNFSGYDKTLGPALPFVMLIEIMSNLLIRPFTHAVRLFANMFAGHVLLLIFTIASWYLLNGIGIAYAGVSFVMVILMTAFELFIQALQAYVFVLLACNYIEGALAEHH; translated from the coding sequence GTGAGTGCTGACCCGACACAGGTGCTCGCCTTCGAGACCGACTGCCACATCTTCAATGGGTGCGGCTTCCCGGCTCCTGGCCTGCACTCCTTTGTTTTCGAGCCGATGTTCACCGTCGGAGGCGTCGAGATCAACAAGCCGATGCTGCTGGCGGTCCTGAGCACCGTTGTAGTCGTCGGCTTCTTCTGGGCGGCTTTCAACAAGCCGAAGGTGGTTCCCGGGAAGCTGCAGTCGGTCGCGGAGATGGGTTACGACTTCATCCGTACCGGCGTGGTGTACGAGACGCTCGGCAAGCGCGAGGGCAAGAAGTACGTCCCGCTCATGGTCTCGTTGTTCTTCTTCATCTGGGTCATGAACCTCTGGGCGATCATTCCGCTCGCCCAGTTCCCGGTGGTCTCGGTCATCGGCTTCCCGGTGGCGCTGGCCGCGATCGTGTACGTCCTCTGGGTCAGCCTGACCTTCAAGCGCCACGGCTTCGTCGGCGCCTGGAAGAACTTCTCGGGCTACGACAAGACGCTCGGCCCGGCTCTCCCGTTCGTCATGCTCATCGAGATCATGTCGAACCTGCTGATCCGGCCGTTCACGCACGCCGTGCGACTCTTCGCCAACATGTTCGCCGGCCACGTGCTGCTGCTGATCTTCACCATCGCCAGCTGGTACCTGCTGAACGGCATCGGCATCGCATACGCCGGTGTCTCGTTCGTGATGGTCATCCTGATGACCGCCTTCGAACTGTTCATCCAGGCGCTGCAGGCCTACGTGTTCGTCCTCCTTGCCTGCAACTACATCGAGGGCGCTCTCGCCGAGCACCACTGA
- the prmC gene encoding peptide chain release factor N(5)-glutamine methyltransferase, with amino-acid sequence MNLLLAEVAQATQRLADAGVPSPRFDAEELAAFVHGVKRGELHNVPDTDFDARYWETIARREAREPLQHITGRAFFRYLELQVGPGVFVPRPETESVVGWAIDAVRAMDVVEPLIVDLCTGSGAIALAMAQEVPRSRVHAVELSEDALKWTRKNAEDSRVTVHRGDALTALPELDGQVDLVISNPPYIPLTEWEYVAPEARDHDPQMALFSGEDGLDTIRGIERTAHRLLRPGGLVVIEHADTQGGQVPWIFTEERGWADAADHPDLNNRPRFATARKAMP; translated from the coding sequence ATGAACCTGCTGCTCGCCGAGGTGGCCCAGGCCACCCAGCGGCTGGCCGACGCCGGTGTGCCTTCGCCGAGATTCGACGCGGAGGAACTCGCCGCGTTCGTGCACGGCGTCAAGCGGGGCGAGCTGCACAACGTTCCGGACACCGACTTCGACGCCCGCTACTGGGAGACCATCGCCCGGCGCGAGGCCCGCGAACCGCTCCAGCACATCACCGGACGTGCCTTCTTCCGCTACCTGGAGCTCCAGGTGGGGCCGGGCGTCTTCGTGCCGCGGCCCGAGACCGAATCGGTCGTCGGCTGGGCGATAGACGCCGTCCGAGCGATGGACGTGGTCGAGCCGCTGATCGTCGACCTGTGCACGGGCTCCGGCGCCATCGCCCTCGCCATGGCCCAGGAGGTGCCGCGCTCGCGCGTGCACGCCGTGGAGCTCTCGGAGGACGCCCTCAAATGGACCAGGAAGAACGCCGAGGACTCCAGGGTCACCGTGCACCGCGGAGACGCTCTGACGGCCCTTCCCGAGCTCGACGGACAGGTCGACCTGGTCATCTCCAACCCGCCGTACATCCCGCTCACCGAATGGGAGTACGTGGCCCCGGAGGCCCGCGACCACGACCCGCAGATGGCGCTCTTCTCCGGTGAGGACGGCCTCGACACCATCCGGGGCATCGAGCGCACCGCCCACCGGCTGCTTCGCCCCGGCGGCCTCGTCGTCATCGAGCACGCCGACACCCAGGGCGGCCAGGTGCCGTGGATCTTCACCGAGGAGCGGGGCTGGGCCGACGCGGCCGATCACCCCGACCTGAACAACCGCCCCCGTTTCGCCACGGCCCGCAAGGCCATGCCGTGA
- the atpA gene encoding F0F1 ATP synthase subunit alpha — MAELTIRPEEIRDALENFVQSYKPDAASREEVGTVSVAGDGIAKVEGLPSAMANELLKFEDGTLGLALNLEEREIGAIVLGEFSGIEEGQPVQRTGEVLSVGVGEGYLGRVVDPLGTPIDGLGEIATDGRRALELQAPGVMVRKSVHEPMQTGYKAVDAMVPIGRGQRQLIIGDRQTGKTALAVDTIINQRDNWRSGDVNKQVRCIYVAIGQKGSTIASVRGALEEAGALEYTTIVAAPASDPAGFKYLAPYTGSAIGQHWMYQGKHVLIIFDDLSKQADAYRAVSLLLRRPPGREAYPGDVFYLHSRLLERCAKLSDEMGAGSMTGLPIVETKANDVSAFIPTNVISITDGQCFLESDLFNAGQRPALNVGISVSRVGGSAQHKAMKQVSGRLRVDLAQYRELEAFAAFGSDLDAASKASLERGKRMVELLKQPQYAPIPVEEQVVSVWAGTTGKMDDVPVEDIRRFESELLEYLRRERKELLTSIVEGGKMSDDTLQSIADAVAAFKQQFETSDGKLLGEG, encoded by the coding sequence ATGGCGGAGCTCACGATCCGGCCGGAGGAGATCCGGGATGCGCTGGAGAACTTTGTCCAGTCGTACAAGCCGGACGCGGCCTCGCGCGAGGAGGTCGGTACGGTCAGCGTTGCCGGCGACGGCATCGCGAAGGTGGAGGGCCTGCCCTCCGCCATGGCGAACGAGCTGCTGAAGTTCGAGGACGGCACCCTCGGTCTCGCCCTCAACCTCGAGGAGCGCGAGATCGGTGCGATCGTCCTCGGCGAGTTCAGCGGAATCGAGGAGGGCCAGCCGGTGCAGCGCACCGGTGAGGTGCTCTCCGTCGGCGTCGGCGAGGGCTACCTCGGCCGCGTCGTCGACCCGCTCGGCACCCCGATCGACGGTCTCGGCGAGATCGCGACCGACGGCCGGCGCGCGCTTGAGCTGCAGGCCCCTGGCGTCATGGTCCGTAAGTCGGTGCACGAGCCGATGCAGACCGGCTACAAGGCCGTCGACGCCATGGTGCCGATCGGCCGGGGTCAGCGTCAGCTGATCATCGGTGACCGTCAGACGGGTAAGACCGCGCTGGCCGTCGACACGATCATCAACCAGCGTGACAACTGGCGCTCGGGCGACGTGAACAAGCAGGTGCGCTGCATCTACGTCGCCATCGGTCAGAAGGGCTCCACCATCGCCTCCGTGCGCGGTGCCCTCGAAGAGGCCGGCGCGCTCGAGTACACGACCATCGTCGCCGCCCCGGCGTCCGACCCGGCCGGCTTCAAGTACCTGGCGCCGTACACCGGTTCGGCCATCGGCCAGCACTGGATGTACCAGGGCAAGCACGTCCTGATCATTTTCGACGACCTCTCGAAGCAGGCCGACGCGTACCGCGCCGTATCGCTTCTGCTGCGCCGTCCGCCGGGCCGCGAGGCCTACCCGGGCGACGTCTTCTACCTCCACTCGCGTCTGCTGGAGCGCTGCGCCAAGCTCTCCGACGAGATGGGTGCCGGTTCGATGACGGGCCTCCCGATCGTCGAGACCAAGGCGAACGACGTGTCGGCGTTCATTCCGACCAACGTCATCTCCATCACCGACGGCCAGTGCTTCCTGGAGTCCGACCTGTTCAACGCCGGCCAGCGTCCGGCCCTGAACGTCGGTATCTCGGTCTCGCGTGTCGGTGGCTCCGCCCAGCACAAGGCCATGAAGCAGGTTTCCGGCCGGCTCCGCGTGGACCTCGCCCAGTACCGTGAGCTGGAGGCGTTCGCCGCCTTCGGTTCCGACCTGGACGCGGCCTCGAAGGCCTCGCTGGAGCGCGGTAAGCGCATGGTAGAGCTGCTGAAGCAGCCGCAGTACGCCCCGATCCCGGTCGAGGAGCAGGTCGTCTCGGTCTGGGCCGGCACCACGGGCAAGATGGACGACGTCCCGGTCGAGGACATCCGCCGCTTCGAGAGCGAGCTGCTGGAGTACCTGCGCCGCGAGCGCAAGGAGCTCCTGACCAGCATCGTCGAGGGCGGCAAGATGTCCGACGACACGCTGCAGTCGATCGCCGACGCGGTCGCCGCGTTCAAGCAGCAGTTCGAGACCTCGGACGGCAAGCTTCTGGGCGAGGGCTGA
- a CDS encoding MraY family glycosyltransferase, whose product MGQPVRDYLLTLCVTAAVTYLLTGPVRKFAIAIGAMPAIRARDVHREPTPRLGGIAMFGGLCAGLIVADHLANLDSVFDLSSEPRALLSGAALIWLIGVLDDKFEIDALIKLGGQMIAAAVMVLQGLTILWLPIPGVGTVALTQWQGTLLTVALVVITINAVNFVDGLDGLAAGMVLIASAAFFLYTYRLWYGHMIEAAAPATLFTAILMGMCLGFLPHNMHPARIFMGDSGSMLIGLVLAAGAISVTGQVDPDTMKIFEGSERQATHAMLPVFIPLLLPLTIIAIPAADLVLAIVRRTWNGQSPFAADRGHLHHRLLEIGHSHSRSVLIMYFWSALIAFGAVGYSVHSASMWIVLVIVGLSALGLILLLMPRFTPRAPLWAQRIVPPRYRRRRRPAAEPEASEGGTESQQGPLDAEMEPEQQEAAARAPIAAGVSGVNGATAIGPRSRFADRRKADSTRR is encoded by the coding sequence GTGGGGCAGCCCGTGCGTGATTACCTGCTGACGCTCTGTGTCACGGCAGCGGTGACCTACCTGCTCACCGGCCCGGTGCGTAAGTTCGCCATCGCGATCGGGGCGATGCCCGCGATCCGGGCGCGCGACGTCCACCGTGAACCGACACCGAGGCTCGGTGGCATCGCGATGTTCGGCGGGCTGTGCGCCGGGCTGATCGTCGCCGATCACCTGGCCAACCTCGACAGCGTCTTCGACCTCTCCAGCGAACCCCGCGCGCTGCTCTCCGGAGCGGCCCTGATCTGGCTGATCGGCGTCCTGGACGACAAGTTCGAGATCGACGCCCTGATCAAGCTGGGCGGCCAGATGATCGCCGCGGCGGTCATGGTCCTCCAGGGCCTGACGATCCTGTGGCTGCCGATCCCCGGCGTCGGCACCGTCGCCCTCACCCAGTGGCAGGGCACGCTGCTCACGGTCGCCCTGGTCGTCATCACGATCAACGCGGTGAACTTCGTCGACGGGCTCGACGGACTGGCGGCCGGCATGGTCCTCATCGCGTCGGCCGCGTTCTTCCTCTACACGTACCGGCTCTGGTACGGGCACATGATCGAGGCGGCCGCTCCGGCGACCCTCTTCACGGCGATCCTGATGGGCATGTGCCTCGGCTTCCTGCCGCACAACATGCATCCGGCCCGGATCTTCATGGGTGACTCCGGCTCGATGCTGATCGGCCTGGTGCTGGCCGCCGGTGCGATCTCGGTGACCGGCCAGGTCGACCCGGACACCATGAAGATCTTCGAGGGCAGCGAGCGGCAGGCGACCCACGCGATGCTGCCGGTCTTCATCCCGCTTCTGCTGCCGCTCACCATCATCGCGATCCCGGCGGCCGACCTGGTGCTGGCGATCGTGCGGCGTACCTGGAACGGCCAGTCGCCGTTCGCCGCCGACCGGGGGCACCTGCACCACCGGCTGCTGGAGATCGGCCACTCGCACAGCCGGTCCGTGCTGATCATGTACTTCTGGTCGGCCCTGATCGCGTTCGGCGCGGTCGGCTACTCCGTGCACTCGGCGTCCATGTGGATCGTCCTGGTGATCGTGGGCCTGAGCGCGCTCGGCCTGATCCTGCTGCTGATGCCCCGGTTCACCCCGCGGGCTCCGCTGTGGGCGCAGCGCATCGTGCCGCCGCGTTACCGGCGCCGGCGCCGCCCGGCCGCGGAGCCGGAAGCGTCCGAGGGCGGTACGGAGAGCCAACAGGGGCCGCTGGATGCCGAGATGGAGCCGGAGCAACAGGAGGCCGCCGCACGGGCCCCGATCGCCGCAGGAGTCTCGGGCGTCAACGGAGCGACCGCCATTGGCCCCCGTTCGCGCTTCGCGGACCGGCGCAAGGCGGATTCCACGCGCCGGTAA